Part of the Verrucomicrobiia bacterium genome, CCGAGCAGTTGGCCCAGATTTACATGGAAGGCGGCAAGATCACCAAGTGGTCCCAACTGGGGGTCACCATCCCCGGCGGCGGCGATGACATCGTGCGTGTCAGCCGCCAGTCCAGCTCGGGAACGTATGAGTTCTTCCGCGAGCATGTGCTCAACAACAAGGACTTCAAGCTGGGCTCACGGGACATGAACGGCTCGAAGGAGGTGGTGGAGCTGGTGGGCAACACGCCGACGGCCATTGGTTACAGCGGCATGGGCTATGCCACGGACAAGGTCAAGATGCTTAAGGTGGATGGCGTGGCGCCGACGGTGGAAACCACGCTGAATCGGACCTATCCGATTGCCCGCGCACTGCATTTGTACACGCAGGGTGAGCCGACGGGGGCGATCAAAGATTATCTGGACTGGATCCTGAGCGAGCCGGGGCAAATGCTCGTCCAGAAGACGGGCTACGTGCCTCTGCCCAAGGAAAAATGGGTTAAGAAACCCTGACGGCCGGTCCGACGTAGCCTCTATCGCGCACCCACTCCATGGAAGCAACAGCCCTCCAGAAGGCTCAACGGCGTCCTGCACGTCCGGCCTGGGCCATCTATGGTGAAAAAGGCCTGGAATGGATCATCCGCGTGGCGGGGGTCAGCGCGATCATCTTCGTGCTGGCCATCTTCTTCTTCGTGTTTCGGGAGGCCGCGCCCATTCTGGTGAGCAAGGACTTCAGCCTGTCGCAATTCCTCTTCAGCACGGAGTGGTACCCCACCTCGGCGGTCAATGTGCGCTACGGGACGCTGGCGCTGACGGTGGGCACCTTCAGCGTGACGATTCTGGCCATGCTCATTGCCGTGCCGTTTGGGCTGGGCGGGGCCATTTTTGTCAGTGAGTTTTGCGGCCCCAAGACCAAGGAGGCATTGAAGATTATCATCGAGCTGCTGGCGGCCATCCCCAGCGTGGTGTGGGGATTCATCGGGCTGACGGTGATGAGCAAGATCATCATGAAACTCACCGGCGCACCGGTGGGCGTGAACATGCTCAACGGCGCCATCATCCTGGCGCTGATGAGTGTGCCCATCATTGTTTCGATCGGCGAGGACGCGCTCAAGGCGGTGCCGGACAGTTACCGGGAAGCCGGGCTGGCCTTGGGGGCCACACAGTGGCAATTGGTGTACCGGGTGTTGATTCCCGCGGCCAAGAACGGCCTGCTGGCGGCGGTGCTGCTCGGCGTGGGCCGGGCCGTGGGTGAGACAATGGCGGTGCTCATGGCCACGGGCCATGCCGTGCACATTCCCCACAGCATTCTGGATTCGGTGCGCACGCTGACTGCCAACATTGCCGCCGAACTGGGCGAGGCCCCGGCCGGTTCGCCGCACTACCGGGTGCTGTTTTTGACCGGGGTGCTGTTGTTCAGCATCACCTTCGTGGTCAACCTGGCCGCGGACCTCGTGGTGCGCGGCATTCGCAAGAAAGGTTGAGGAGCATGACCGAGCCGTCTGCCAATCCGACCCCGCCCCCCGGCC contains:
- a CDS encoding phosphate ABC transporter substrate-binding protein: MKSYTLTTTALGSFLCAGLLAFTGLSCKRADSSGSGGRVTIQNRGSDTMVNLAQAWAEAYKKVHPEVKVEVGGGGSGVGIAALIKGTVDIANSSRDIKPSEVEQMKKNTGKEPKEFTVGYDALAIFVHKSNPLENITTEQLAQIYMEGGKITKWSQLGVTIPGGGDDIVRVSRQSSSGTYEFFREHVLNNKDFKLGSRDMNGSKEVVELVGNTPTAIGYSGMGYATDKVKMLKVDGVAPTVETTLNRTYPIARALHLYTQGEPTGAIKDYLDWILSEPGQMLVQKTGYVPLPKEKWVKKP
- the pstC gene encoding phosphate ABC transporter permease subunit PstC, with amino-acid sequence MEATALQKAQRRPARPAWAIYGEKGLEWIIRVAGVSAIIFVLAIFFFVFREAAPILVSKDFSLSQFLFSTEWYPTSAVNVRYGTLALTVGTFSVTILAMLIAVPFGLGGAIFVSEFCGPKTKEALKIIIELLAAIPSVVWGFIGLTVMSKIIMKLTGAPVGVNMLNGAIILALMSVPIIVSIGEDALKAVPDSYREAGLALGATQWQLVYRVLIPAAKNGLLAAVLLGVGRAVGETMAVLMATGHAVHIPHSILDSVRTLTANIAAELGEAPAGSPHYRVLFLTGVLLFSITFVVNLAADLVVRGIRKKG